The proteins below come from a single Marinobacter arenosus genomic window:
- a CDS encoding DUF349 domain-containing protein: MAAFIQKLFKSRKSPEPTGKARNEAPAAQQEDTRASLRDTQLETLKGAPEQSRLAELAIEGVTADIRLEAAGRLTETENLQHVQKKAKGRDKTVYQTVRQALQKLREEQARLDSLSQTITTLINHAKDQARSDDTKLYEARLGALTRQWAEVESHANAEQAQSFLEAIHRCKERLEAIQSAQADEERQKEQRLQREETLALLSNTLDDLKAQAPDTLPSVASLDALQKTQENRWLEATRDTSVDKQQQKAYEANMLSLRNYISAVRRAAQEKDTLAELAADGASGDDHANEGREKAKALLREINWPDGFPMPALMEPVRQLAGKPAPSQPARTEDLEKQKTTAAELEKTLASLEAALEAKQLKESRQLLKTAQQQFKSLDRRHGKPFQARLQLLNGQLRELSDWLGFATEPKQIELCEQMEYLADQPMEPEAKAERIKELQNEWRNLGGSSDRSLWTRFKAASDKAYEPCKDYFSAKSGLKRANLEKRKAICAELENFLTHADWSTMDWKAAEKIHLTARQEWKAAWPVEFRENRQVQKQFDDLLKKLEAPLDEERQKNEALKQEIVDKANALIDHEPLQEAMNQAKNLQADWKVIGITRHREDRKLWQAFRKACDQIFGRRDAQRNEQQQAAQAADDAATPVLGEIETLTSADDGATLAGALTRLNDLSVSALSPVLKDKVQSEKRRLKQALTDQQLRANVSAWQSLVMARTDGPSDEAQVPDHWPALAAGQDPLDHGELVIRAEILAGVTSPDADQQRRMEIQVQRLAEGMGSSEQASNGIQELEKLVACWCLLASDSAPDQALAQRLNNALAALVPA, encoded by the coding sequence ATGGCGGCATTCATCCAGAAACTCTTCAAATCCCGCAAGTCACCGGAACCAACGGGCAAGGCTCGAAACGAAGCACCGGCGGCCCAGCAGGAGGACACGCGCGCCAGCCTGCGGGACACTCAACTGGAAACGCTTAAAGGAGCGCCGGAGCAATCCAGGCTCGCGGAACTGGCCATCGAGGGTGTTACGGCTGACATTCGGCTTGAGGCCGCGGGTCGGCTGACCGAGACTGAAAACCTCCAGCACGTTCAGAAGAAAGCCAAAGGTCGGGATAAAACGGTGTACCAGACGGTCCGGCAGGCACTCCAGAAGCTGCGTGAAGAACAGGCGCGGCTGGACAGCCTGTCCCAAACCATCACCACACTGATCAATCACGCCAAGGACCAGGCCCGAAGCGACGACACCAAACTCTACGAGGCGCGACTCGGGGCCCTCACCCGACAGTGGGCGGAGGTCGAATCCCACGCCAACGCAGAGCAGGCGCAAAGCTTTCTTGAAGCCATTCACCGGTGCAAGGAGCGCCTGGAAGCGATCCAGTCAGCGCAAGCGGATGAAGAACGCCAGAAAGAGCAACGGCTACAACGGGAAGAAACCCTGGCCCTGCTGTCAAACACCCTGGACGACCTGAAGGCTCAGGCGCCAGACACCCTGCCCTCCGTGGCATCTCTGGACGCTCTCCAGAAAACCCAGGAAAACCGCTGGCTGGAAGCGACACGGGACACCTCCGTGGACAAGCAACAGCAGAAGGCCTACGAGGCCAACATGCTGTCCCTGCGCAACTACATCAGCGCTGTGCGCCGCGCTGCCCAGGAAAAAGACACCCTTGCCGAGCTGGCAGCGGACGGCGCATCCGGGGATGACCACGCCAATGAAGGGCGCGAAAAGGCCAAGGCACTGCTGCGAGAAATCAATTGGCCCGACGGTTTCCCGATGCCGGCACTGATGGAGCCGGTTCGACAGTTGGCGGGCAAGCCCGCGCCATCGCAACCGGCCAGGACGGAGGACCTCGAGAAGCAAAAGACCACCGCGGCGGAGCTGGAGAAGACCCTGGCCAGCCTGGAGGCGGCGCTTGAGGCCAAGCAGCTCAAGGAATCCCGGCAACTTCTGAAAACGGCACAGCAGCAGTTCAAATCCCTCGATCGTCGCCACGGCAAACCGTTCCAGGCCCGTCTGCAGTTATTGAACGGCCAGTTGCGGGAACTCAGTGACTGGCTTGGTTTCGCAACCGAGCCCAAGCAGATTGAACTGTGCGAGCAGATGGAGTACCTCGCCGATCAGCCCATGGAGCCGGAAGCCAAGGCCGAACGGATCAAGGAACTGCAGAACGAATGGCGCAACCTTGGGGGTTCCTCTGATCGCTCACTCTGGACTCGTTTCAAGGCGGCGTCGGATAAAGCCTACGAACCCTGCAAGGACTATTTTTCGGCAAAATCCGGCCTCAAACGCGCCAACCTGGAGAAGCGCAAGGCCATTTGCGCGGAGCTGGAAAATTTCCTGACCCACGCCGACTGGTCCACCATGGACTGGAAAGCGGCCGAAAAGATCCATCTGACAGCCCGTCAGGAGTGGAAGGCGGCCTGGCCAGTGGAGTTTCGGGAAAATCGGCAGGTCCAGAAACAGTTTGATGACCTGCTGAAGAAACTTGAAGCCCCCCTCGACGAGGAACGCCAGAAAAACGAAGCTCTGAAACAGGAGATCGTTGACAAGGCCAATGCCCTGATTGACCACGAGCCGTTGCAGGAGGCCATGAACCAGGCGAAGAACCTGCAGGCGGACTGGAAAGTGATTGGCATCACCCGCCACCGGGAGGACCGCAAACTCTGGCAGGCCTTCCGGAAAGCCTGCGACCAGATTTTCGGCCGCCGCGATGCTCAGCGAAATGAGCAACAGCAGGCGGCTCAGGCAGCCGATGATGCGGCAACACCAGTGCTTGGGGAAATCGAGACGCTAACCAGCGCCGATGACGGGGCCACCCTGGCGGGTGCACTCACTCGGCTGAACGACCTTTCGGTGTCGGCGTTGTCACCGGTACTCAAAGACAAGGTGCAGAGCGAAAAGCGGCGACTGAAGCAAGCTCTGACGGATCAGCAATTGCGGGCGAATGTCAGTGCCTGGCAGTCACTGGTCATGGCACGCACGGACGGGCCCTCAGACGAAGCGCAGGTTCCCGATCACTGGCCGGCGCTGGCCGCAGGGCAAGATCCTCTCGACCACGGCGAGTTAGTTATTCGCGCCGAAATTCTCGCGGGCGTCACGTCACCGGATGCCGATCAGCAGCGCCGGATGGAGATTCAGGTCCAGCGCCTCGCGGAAGGCATGGGGTCGTCTGAACAGGCGAGCAACGGAATCCAGGAACTGGAGAAGCTGGTTGCGTGCTGGTGCCTCCTGGCCTCCGATTCCGCACCGGATCAGGCCCTCGCCCAGCGTCTCAACAACGCTCTGGCTGCACTGGTACCGGCATAA
- a CDS encoding late competence development ComFB family protein, translating to MSLRDAIDNFYERLVLDAIDATRQDADNADYLTDVMCVALNHLPARYYRHSIDMMFFLPDEELKSMKEKSLAEVKAARDFVSEHQRG from the coding sequence ATGTCCCTCAGAGATGCCATCGACAACTTTTACGAACGGCTGGTGCTGGATGCCATCGACGCAACCCGGCAGGACGCAGATAACGCGGATTACCTGACCGACGTGATGTGTGTTGCGCTGAATCACCTGCCGGCCCGGTATTACCGGCACTCCATTGACATGATGTTCTTTCTGCCCGACGAGGAATTGAAGAGCATGAAAGAAAAATCCCTGGCCGAGGTGAAGGCGGCCAGGGATTTTGTCAGCGAGCATCAACGGGGCTGA
- a CDS encoding acetyl-CoA C-acetyltransferase: protein MTTEAYIFDAVRTPRGRGKKDGSLHSVKPITLLKTVLNALQERNSLDTAQVDDIVMGCVTAVGDQGADIAKTAALAADWDEKVAGVTLNRFCASGLEAVNLAAMKVRSGWEDLVVAGGVEAMSRVPMGSDGGAWATDPETNLHTGFMPQGIGADLIATIEGFSREDVDGFAVKSQQKAANAWQNGYFAKSIIPVTDQNGVVILDRDEHVRGNASIESLAGLKPSFQMMGEMGFDGVAREKYHYVEKINHVHHAGNSSGIVDGATALLIGSEAKGKTLGLKPRARIVATAVTSTDPTIMLTGPAPAARKALEKAGMTVDQIDLFEVNEAFASVVMRFQRELSVPDEKVNVNGGAIAMGHPLGATGAMILGTLMDELERRELRYGLATLCVGGGMGIATIIERV, encoded by the coding sequence ATGACCACCGAGGCGTATATCTTCGATGCAGTCCGCACCCCCCGAGGTCGCGGCAAAAAAGACGGTTCCCTTCACAGCGTCAAACCCATCACGCTGCTGAAAACCGTGCTCAACGCGCTGCAGGAGAGGAATAGCCTGGACACGGCCCAGGTTGATGACATCGTCATGGGCTGCGTCACTGCCGTTGGCGACCAGGGCGCGGACATCGCCAAGACCGCCGCACTGGCAGCCGACTGGGATGAAAAAGTGGCAGGCGTCACCCTCAACCGGTTCTGTGCCTCCGGACTGGAAGCCGTCAATCTGGCGGCCATGAAGGTGCGGTCCGGATGGGAAGACCTGGTGGTTGCCGGAGGGGTGGAAGCCATGTCCCGTGTCCCCATGGGTTCTGACGGCGGCGCCTGGGCGACCGATCCGGAAACCAACTTACACACCGGGTTTATGCCCCAGGGCATTGGCGCCGATCTGATTGCCACCATTGAAGGCTTCAGCCGGGAAGACGTCGACGGATTCGCGGTCAAGTCCCAGCAAAAAGCCGCGAACGCCTGGCAGAACGGCTATTTTGCCAAGTCCATTATCCCGGTCACCGACCAGAATGGCGTGGTCATCCTGGATCGGGACGAGCACGTTCGCGGCAATGCCTCCATCGAGTCCCTGGCGGGCCTCAAGCCCTCGTTCCAGATGATGGGAGAGATGGGCTTTGACGGTGTCGCCCGGGAGAAGTACCACTACGTGGAGAAGATCAACCACGTGCACCACGCCGGTAACTCCTCAGGAATTGTGGACGGCGCTACCGCCCTGCTGATTGGCAGTGAAGCGAAGGGCAAAACCTTGGGCCTCAAGCCGCGAGCCCGGATTGTCGCCACCGCCGTCACCAGCACCGACCCCACCATTATGTTGACCGGCCCGGCTCCGGCGGCCCGCAAGGCCCTGGAAAAGGCCGGCATGACCGTTGACCAGATTGACCTGTTCGAGGTTAACGAAGCCTTTGCCTCGGTGGTGATGCGCTTCCAGCGGGAGTTATCCGTTCCTGATGAGAAAGTGAATGTGAATGGCGGCGCCATCGCCATGGGCCACCCGCTCGGCGCTACCGGCGCCATGATTCTGGGCACCCTGATGGACGAGCTGGAACGCCGGGAACTGCGTTATGGCCTCGCCACCCTGTGCGTCGGCGGCGGCATGGGGATTGCCACCATCATTGAACGCGTCTGA